In Desulfosalsimonas propionicica, one DNA window encodes the following:
- a CDS encoding ArsR/SmtB family transcription factor translates to MKKFTKVMKALSDPSRVRILKMLQRKQMCVCEIQKALGIAQSTASKHLKILEEAGLTTYKKDGLWVNYTLADGSDSPYAATMLGNIRHWLENEEEIAELSRQIFDIRREDICRAKDRQNQRNNH, encoded by the coding sequence ATGAAAAAATTTACAAAGGTCATGAAAGCCTTATCCGATCCCAGCCGTGTCAGGATCTTAAAAATGCTGCAGCGCAAACAGATGTGCGTCTGCGAAATCCAGAAAGCTTTGGGCATTGCCCAGTCCACGGCCAGCAAGCATTTAAAGATCCTGGAGGAAGCCGGCCTGACCACCTATAAAAAAGACGGTCTCTGGGTCAACTACACGCTGGCCGACGGCTCTGACAGTCCCTATGCCGCCACAATGCTCGGCAACATCCGGCACTGGCTGGAAAATGAAGAAGAAATTGCCGAATTGAGCAGGCAAATTTTTGATATCCGGCGCGAAGACATCTGCCGGGCCAAAGACCGCCAAAATCAACGAAACAATCACTGA
- a CDS encoding thioredoxin family protein translates to MNQAKTPTWLRKAAAALAIPALLLVLTADSGFCQAPGQTVNEKYPGLVSGVLKNARLASMDEQMLFQSGKVTISRTDLTRRLNSLDGASRSQLEKNLLFLLDQEATRTILQNQAGKAGFTSRDRSDAENLQAFFDRKAEAIKVTENEARSFYADNRDIVNHAPFEQVRDAIHDYLMQKKKQRFVSDYIDELAAETEMQVNKQWVQKQGRIAMDNPVDKARNSGLPAMVEFGAEGCGPCDRMQPILEQMRKDYPDSLNVVFVNVGEEQMLAARFGVRSIPVQVFYDENGQEVFRHTGFLEKAKVYSQLAKMGVGRQSAETFTIGSGPVEIVLFTDYFCPPCKDIEPYLENTLPELVSSGVKVTFVDAPFSRKSSLYARYFLYSAKAASSPESIINARSVLFDLAEKDRIESEPDMVQALKENNVDIKLVDTQPLMDQWKSLMETHNLRSTPTCVILKPGKEPRQYRGGKAIPEALGRLLNEVSSE, encoded by the coding sequence ATGAATCAGGCAAAAACACCTACCTGGCTCAGAAAGGCGGCTGCGGCACTGGCAATCCCGGCGCTTTTGCTCGTATTAACTGCAGACAGCGGTTTTTGCCAAGCTCCGGGCCAAACCGTTAATGAAAAGTACCCGGGGCTGGTCAGCGGCGTTCTGAAAAACGCGCGCCTGGCTTCCATGGACGAACAGATGCTTTTTCAATCAGGGAAAGTGACAATCAGCCGGACCGACCTGACCCGGCGGCTCAATTCCCTGGATGGTGCAAGCCGTTCACAACTGGAAAAAAATCTGCTTTTTTTGCTGGATCAGGAGGCAACCCGAACCATTTTGCAAAACCAGGCGGGAAAAGCCGGGTTTACATCCAGGGACCGAAGCGATGCGGAAAATCTCCAGGCCTTTTTTGATCGCAAGGCCGAAGCCATCAAGGTAACCGAAAACGAAGCCCGCAGCTTTTATGCGGACAACAGGGACATCGTCAATCATGCGCCATTTGAACAGGTCAGAGATGCCATCCACGACTATCTGATGCAGAAAAAAAAGCAGCGATTCGTTTCAGATTATATCGATGAACTGGCCGCAGAAACCGAGATGCAGGTAAACAAACAATGGGTGCAAAAGCAGGGCCGTATTGCCATGGACAATCCCGTGGACAAAGCCCGGAACTCAGGTTTGCCCGCAATGGTGGAATTCGGAGCCGAGGGGTGCGGCCCCTGCGACAGGATGCAGCCAATACTGGAGCAAATGCGCAAAGATTATCCGGACAGTCTCAACGTGGTATTTGTGAACGTGGGAGAAGAACAAATGCTGGCGGCCAGATTTGGCGTCCGGTCAATTCCGGTGCAGGTATTCTACGATGAAAACGGTCAGGAAGTCTTCAGGCACACGGGATTTCTGGAAAAAGCCAAAGTCTACAGTCAATTGGCAAAGATGGGGGTGGGCCGGCAATCTGCAGAAACGTTTACCATCGGCAGCGGACCGGTTGAAATTGTGCTTTTCACAGACTATTTTTGCCCGCCATGTAAGGACATCGAGCCTTACCTTGAAAATACACTGCCCGAACTGGTGTCTTCGGGAGTCAAAGTGACCTTTGTGGATGCGCCCTTCAGCCGAAAATCCTCTTTGTATGCCCGTTATTTTCTTTATTCGGCCAAAGCGGCTTCTTCACCTGAATCCATCATCAACGCCAGAAGCGTGCTGTTTGACCTGGCGGAAAAAGACAGGATTGAATCCGAGCCGGACATGGTTCAGGCGCTGAAAGAAAACAACGTGGATATCAAGCTTGTCGACACCCAGCCGCTGATGGACCAGTGGAAAAGCCTCATGGAGACCCATAATCTCCGCAGCACGCCCACCTGCGTGATTCTCAAACCCGGCAAAGAACCCCGGCAATACAGGGGCGGCAAAGCGATACCAGAGGCCCTGGGCCGTCTTCTGAATGAAGTATCATCAGAATAA
- a CDS encoding rhodanese-like domain-containing protein, with product MGYNNRPNLKKAFWQAGAVVAAASVIALAANHFRQDGIALVADWSPAARLEVATNPGDITISADRAAAFHQSGNTVFIDTRPPGAFFENRIAGAINIPKQDVFDHLESLMEAVPDKNRIVVVYCEKAPCSLSRELVRLLKNMGYANARLLENGWARWKDRGYPADAG from the coding sequence ATGGGATATAACAACCGGCCAAATCTGAAAAAGGCCTTTTGGCAGGCGGGCGCCGTTGTTGCCGCAGCAAGCGTTATAGCCCTTGCGGCCAATCATTTCCGGCAAGACGGCATTGCATTAGTCGCAGACTGGTCGCCTGCCGCCCGGCTGGAAGTCGCAACAAACCCCGGAGATATAACAATATCAGCCGACCGGGCAGCGGCTTTTCATCAATCCGGCAATACTGTTTTTATTGACACGCGTCCTCCCGGGGCATTTTTTGAAAACCGCATTGCCGGGGCGATCAATATCCCGAAACAGGATGTATTCGATCACCTGGAAAGCCTCATGGAGGCGGTACCGGATAAAAACAGAATTGTTGTCGTGTATTGCGAAAAAGCGCCCTGCTCTTTGAGCCGGGAACTGGTTCGGCTGCTTAAGAACATGGGTTATGCAAACGCAAGACTTCTGGAGAATGGCTGGGCCCGCTGGAAGGACCGGGGATATCCGGCTGATGCGGGATGA